A stretch of DNA from Thermanaerosceptrum fracticalcis:
GGGCTTATAAACCCCGTACTTCCCCTTACTCTTTTCAGGGGTTGGAAGAAGAGGGCCTGAAACTGTTGGCTAAAGCCAGAGAGAAAACAGGGCTTCCTGTAGTGACCGAGGTTTTGGATGTTCGCGATCTGGAAGTGGTGGCTTACTATGCCGATATGATTCAAATAGGGGCCAGGAATATGCAGAATTTCCCTTTACTTAAGGAAGTGGCACGCCTGGAGAAACCCGTTTTACTGAAAAGGGGATTGTCCGCTACCATAGAGGAATGGCTGCTGGCTGCCGAATATATAATGCAGGGGGGGAACCCCCGGATTATCCTTTGTGAAAGGGGAATTAGAACATTTGAAACTTTCACCAGGAATACTCTGGACCTTTCGGCAGTACCGGCCATAAAAACCCTTTCCCATCTACCCATCATCGTTGATCCCAGTCACGGCTGTGGTAAATGGTTTTTAGTTCCGCCTTTGGCCAAGGCAGCCTGTGCGGTAGGGGCTCATGGCCTGATGGTGGAAGTCCATCACCAGCCGAGTTGTGCCCTTTCCGACGGGGAGCAGTCTCTGACCCCCGGCAAATTCCATAAATTGATGCAGGAAATTAATAAAATCAAGCAGTGCCTGACTTAGTTCCCGGTGTATACCGGGAATGTTTTTTTCCTAAATTTATTTGTAAAAATAATAGTGCTATATGATAAAATAATCTTGGTTTAAATTAAGGAAAGGAATGAGGAACATACAGATTGCAATCGATGGACCTGCAGGTGCCGGGAAAAGTACGGTGGCCAAGAAACTGGCAGACCTGTTGGGATTTGTTTACATAGATACCGGAGCCATGTATCGTGCCATTACCTATAAGGCCTTGCGGCAGGGGATTTCTCTCGATAATGCGGAAGCCTTAACCAACACGGCGAAAGATACTGCCATACAATTTGTGCGTACTAAACAAGGCAGGCAGCTTATTTTTTGTGACGGCAGGGAAGTTACGGAAGAAATAAGAAGCCCCGATGTCAGTGAAAATGTCTCGAAAATCGCACAATTTTCCAGTGTGCGAGAAGTCCTGGTCCGTAAACAACAGGAACTGGCCAGCAATCAGAATGTGGTCATGGATGGCAGAGACATCGGCACCGTAGTGCTGCCCCAGGCGGAATGCAAGATATATTTGACAGCTTCCCTTGAGGAGAGGACAGCCCGGCGTTATCATGAACTACTATTAAAAGGTTATACGGAGGAGTATGCCAAGATCAGAGAGAACCTGGCCCAGCGTGACGAAATGGATAAAAACAGGGAGGCGGGCCCTTTAAAAATAGCGGAGGATGCCGTTATCATTGATTCAACGGACCTTACACAGGAGGAAGTACTGCAAAAGATCCTGGGTTTACTTGGGCAGAGAAGAGGAGAGTCGTAAAAATGTTTTATAAGGTAATCCATGCTCTCGTATCATTTTATTTAAGGTTGTTTAACCGTTGGGAAATAACGGGGGAAGAAAATATTCCCAAAAGTGGACCAGTGGTGCTGGTGGCCAATCATATCAGTTTATGGGACCCGCCTTTCTTAGCCTGCTCCATTCGGCGCCCTGTTCATTTTATGGCTAAAGAAGAACTGTTTAAGATTCCAATTCTGGGCAGGATAATAAAAGCGCTGGGTGCTTTTCCCGTCAAGCGGGGTAAGCCTGACCGTAATGCCCTGCGGCTGGCCGCCAAATACCTGGAAAAGGGGGAAATATTAGGCCTTTTCCCGGAAGGAACCCGCAGCAAGAGCGGTGAACTATTACAGCCCCATCCCGGAGCGGCTTTGTTTGCTTTGCGTTCAGGGGCGCCCATTGTACCTGTAGGGCTTATCGGTACACGAACTACCTTTCCTTTAACGATAAGAGGGAATGTTCGTGTTAAAATTGGTAAACCTGTGGTATATCCAGGATTATATAATAACAAGATAACTAATGAGGATTTAGAACGTGTCTCTGCGGAAATAATGCTGAAAGTCAAAAAATTGCTGGAAGAGAAGTAGTATTTATCGGTATTTATAAAATTTAAAAGACTAACTAGCAGGAAAAAGTATTTTCGTGTTGTATATATAATAAATGTTTAATTTTAACCCAATTTTTCTTTAGTTGTTTTCCGGAAGGTGTAAAATTTGAAGATTATTGTAGCGGAACATGCGGGATTTTGTTTTGGTGTGAAAAGGGCCATCGAAATGGCGGAAGATGCTGCCATTAAAGGACAGGTATTTAGTCTCGGTCCCCTGATTCATAATCCCCAGGAGATTAGGCGCCTGGGGGAACGTGGGGTGGAAACTTTAGCTGATCATGAACTCCCCGAAAACTCCCAGGTATTAATCAGGACTCATGGTGTTGGGCCTACAGTCTATGAAAAATTAGGCCAGGGGAATAGCATAATTATCGATGCTACTTGTCCTTATGTGCAGAAAGCCCAGCGCCTGGCCAAAGAAGCCTGGGAAGAGGAATTTCAGGTCATTATACTGGGTGATAAGAACCATCCGGAGGTTAAGAGCATTAAAGAGTGGACCAATAATCATGCTCTGGTGGTGGCCGGTGCCCATGATTTGGAAGGTTTGCCTCTGGCTCGTAAGGTGGCCGTCTTAGCCCAAACAACGGAGAAAGAAGAAAAATTTAAGGATCTGGTTGAGTATTTGCAGGAAAGGGTTCCTCATGTCAAAGTTTTAAATACCATCTGTTCCGCAACCCGTCAGAGACAGGACGCCGTAAAAGAATTAGCCAAGATAGCAGACATTATGGTTGTGGTAGGGGGGAAGGAAAGTTCCAATACCAGAAAGCTCTGGGAAATATGCGAAAAAGCAGGCGTACCCAGTTATCTGGTAGAGGATGCTGCAGAAGTAAAACCAGAATGGTTTAGAAATAAAAAAACTGCCGGAATTGCCGCCGGTGCATCAACACCACAATGGATTATTGAGGAGGTTATTAAAACAATGGAAGAAATTAAAATAGGAGCAACAGAACACAACGAAGCAAATTTTACAGATATGAATGGGGATTTTAACTTAAAAAATATCCAGGTTGGCGAAGTAATCAAAGGAACTGTTGTCAAAATAGCCAATGATGAAGTTTTAGTGGATATCGGCGGTAAATCCGAAGGGATCATTCCGGCCACAGAGCTGGCTTACAGGCGGGTTGCTGACCCGAAAACCATGTTCTCTGTGGGACAGGAAATCATGGTAGAGGTTCTGAAAGAGGACAAGGAAGGGAACATTATTTTATCAAGGAAAAGAGCCTTAGCTGATGAAGCTCTGGCTAAACTGGAAGAAGCCAAGAAAAATAATGCCGTAATTACTGCTCCTGTCATCGAAGTTGTGAAAGGCGGGTTGCTGGTGGATGTGGGTATCCGTGGCTTCGTTCCCGCTTCCCAGGTGGAACGCACTTTTGTAGATGATTTAAGTAAATATTTGCATCAGGAATTGCGCTTAAAAGTTATTGAGCTGGATAAAGAAAAGAAAAAAGCTGTCTTATCCCAGAGAGTATTATTGGAAGAAGAGTACCGGGAGAAGAAAAACGCCACCTGGGCCAATATTGCTGAGGGACAAACCAGGAAAGGTATTGTTAAACGTCTCACCAACTATGGTGCTTTTGTTGACATTGGTGGGGTGGAGGGATTGCTCCATGTTTCCGAAATGGGCTGGGGTCGTATTAGTCATCCTTCCCAGGTTGTTAAAGAAGGGGACGAAATTGAAGTATATATCCTGAAACTTGACAGGGAGAAAGAAAAAGTTTCCCTGGGACTCAAACAGTTAATTAAAAGTCCCTGGGAAGCGGCTAAAGAAAAATACGCTGTAGGCATGGTGGTACAGGGCAAGGTTGTTAGAATTGCTCCTTTTGGTGCCTTTGTGGAACTGGAGCCAGGAGTAGATGGACTTATCCATATTTCCCAGTTAGCCAATAAGCGTGTCAATAAAGTAGAGGATGTTGTGACAGTAGGGCAAAAAATTCAGGCCAAGATTATTGATTTTGATCCTGACAATAAACGCATTAGTTTAAGTCTTAAAGATGTTGTCAGTGAAACAGAGAAAAATGAATTTAAGGAGTATTTGGAACAACAACAGGAAGAAACGGGCACTACCATCGGTGATGTTTTAAAAGAAAAAGAAGAAAACTAGCAAAAAAGCTGGCACTGCCAGCTTTTCGATTTCTTGGATACAACGATACATCCATACTTTTAATCGTGAACAAAGATGTACAGTATATAAATGCCGCTGTGGGGCTGGATTTCCGATTACCGACTTCCGACGTCTGATTACCGAATATATTTGAATACTTTTTTCGTCTTTAACTGAGTTATCATTTTCTGTCAATAAAAAATACCAATATAACGTTTTTTTAATGAGGGAATGCGTAGTTATGGATTTAAAACGTGAAGAAAGAAAATATCATCACCTGGAACATGCCCTGCGTGAACAAACAGGTCCCAAGCCTGCGGGTTGGTCTGATGTGGAATTGGTCCACCAGGCCCTGATCAAAGGAAATGCAGACAGTATTGATACAACTATAAAACTTTTTGGCAAAACAATAAATTTTCCTTTAATCATCAATGCCATGACGGGTGGAGCCCCCGGGCTGGAACGAATTAACGAAGCTTTAGCCCGCGTGGCAAAAGAAACCGGTATCGCTCTGGCCGTGGGTTCGCAAACGGCGGCCGTTTATAATCCCGGTGTTCGACATACCTACGAGGTAGTAAGAAAGGTATATCCGGAGGGGCTTATCCTGGCCAATGTGGGGGCCCTGGTTAAACCTGAATACGCCAAAGAGGCTGTAGAAATGATTGAAGCCGATGCTTTACAGCTCCATTTAAATGTGGTGCAGGAGCTGTTGATGGTTGAGGGTGACAGGGATTTTGCCTCCCTTTACGAAAATGTGGTAAAGATTAAGGAAGCTGTGAAAGTACCGGTTATCCTGAAAGAAGTAGGTTTCGGTATCTCCAGAGAAACAGCCCAAGAGCTGTATCAATTAGGTTTTACCGTTCTCGATCTTGGTGGAGCAGGGGGTACTAATTTTGCAGCCATCGAACTGGCAAGGAACCCCCAGGAGCACCTTGATTACCTGCGCTGCTGGGGGTTACCCACAGCCATTTCTTTACTGGAAGTGAACAGCTTAGATTTACCCTTTACAGTCATTGCTTCCGGAGGGATTTACAACGCCCTGGATATCATAAAAGCCCTGGCTTTGGGGGCTAAAGCCGCAGGTATGGCGGGAGTTTTACTCAAAATATATGACCGCTATGGAGAAAAAGCTCTTTTGGACTTTTTAAACAGCATGCAGAAAGAAATTCAATATCTCATGCTGCTTACGGGCGCAGGGAAGATGGAAGATATAGCTTCTATTCCCGTGGTAATTACTGGTTACACGCAAAACTGGCTCACCCAGCGTGGTATTGACACTAAAAAGTATGCCCAGCGTACCACACTGGGTAATGACAATTTTCGGGGCCTCAATAATAAGCCCAAAATTTAATGAGGAGGTGAGGAAATGGGAGAAGTGAACAAAGAGACAAAAAAATATACTGTTGAGGTTAAACAACAATGGTGTAAAAGCTGTGGTATTTGTTATGCCTTATGTCCTAAAGGCGTACTAATCAAGGACCAGCTGGGCAAAGCTGTAGTCAAAGACCCTGCTCTATGTATTGGCTGCAGGATTTGTGAAGAACATTGTCCTGACTACTGTATTAAAATTGGGGGTGAAGAAAAGTGAGAAAAGCACAACTTCTGCAAGGTAATCAAGCCTGTGCCATGGCGGCCATAGATGCGGGTGTCCGTTTTTATGCAGGTTATCCCATCACGCCGTCAACGGAGATTGCGGAATTCATGGCAGAAAATCTTCCCAAAGTGGGAGGAAAGTTTATCCAGATGGAAGATGAGATTGCCGGTATGGCGGCCATTTTAGGTGCAGCCTTAACTGGTGTTAAAGCCATTACGGCCACGAGCGGACCAGGTTTTTCTCTCAAACAGGAAAACATTGGTTTCGCTGCTATGACTGAGATACCGTGCGTCATTGTCAACGTACAGAGGCTGGGTCCCAGTACAGGTGGACCAACTGCTCCTGCGCAAGGAGATGTAATGCAAGCCCGGTGGGGTACCCACGGAGATCATCCCGTTATCGCTTTGTCACCCGCCTCCGTATTGGAAAGTTATGATATAACGGTTCAGGCCATTAATTTCTCTGAAAAATTCCGTGTCCCCGTTATCGTCTTACTGGACGAAGTTATCGGGCATATGCGGGAAAAAGTGATTTTACCTTCTCCGGAAGAACTTACTCTAATCGAACGGAAAAGAACGAATTTGCCACCCGCAGAATACAAACCTTATGAAGCCGACAGCACGAGGATTCCCGCTATTGCTGATTTTGGAACAGGATACCGCTGGCATGTTACCGGTCTCTTCCATGATGAAAACGGTAATCCCTCTGGCAAGGCCGACACGATTCACAAACAAGCGACCCGCTTATTGACAAAACTTGATCCCTATTTGGAGGAAATTACCCTTTATAAGTCCTACTGTACAGAGGATGCCGATTACCTCCTGATTTCTTTTGGCTGTACCGCCCGGTCTGCAGCAGAGGCTGTGGATATGGCAAGAAGTAAGGGATATAAGGTGGGACTGCTCCAGCTCCAGACGATCTGGCCTTTTCCTGAACAGCTTGTCAAAGAGTTTTGTACTGGTAAAAAGGCAGTGATAGTGCCTGAGTTAAATGCCGGACAATTAAGAGGCGAGGTCCAGAAAGTCATCACCAATCAAACATTAAGCGGTGTAAATAAGATAAATGGAGACCTTATTACCCCTGAAGAAATAGTAATGAAAATTAAGGAGGTGGCGGGCCAATGTTAATTGATGTGGAAAA
This window harbors:
- a CDS encoding 2-oxoacid:acceptor oxidoreductase subunit alpha, giving the protein MRKAQLLQGNQACAMAAIDAGVRFYAGYPITPSTEIAEFMAENLPKVGGKFIQMEDEIAGMAAILGAALTGVKAITATSGPGFSLKQENIGFAAMTEIPCVIVNVQRLGPSTGGPTAPAQGDVMQARWGTHGDHPVIALSPASVLESYDITVQAINFSEKFRVPVIVLLDEVIGHMREKVILPSPEELTLIERKRTNLPPAEYKPYEADSTRIPAIADFGTGYRWHVTGLFHDENGNPSGKADTIHKQATRLLTKLDPYLEEITLYKSYCTEDADYLLISFGCTARSAAEAVDMARSKGYKVGLLQLQTIWPFPEQLVKEFCTGKKAVIVPELNAGQLRGEVQKVITNQTLSGVNKINGDLITPEEIVMKIKEVAGQC
- a CDS encoding bifunctional 4-hydroxy-3-methylbut-2-enyl diphosphate reductase/30S ribosomal protein S1 produces the protein MKIIVAEHAGFCFGVKRAIEMAEDAAIKGQVFSLGPLIHNPQEIRRLGERGVETLADHELPENSQVLIRTHGVGPTVYEKLGQGNSIIIDATCPYVQKAQRLAKEAWEEEFQVIILGDKNHPEVKSIKEWTNNHALVVAGAHDLEGLPLARKVAVLAQTTEKEEKFKDLVEYLQERVPHVKVLNTICSATRQRQDAVKELAKIADIMVVVGGKESSNTRKLWEICEKAGVPSYLVEDAAEVKPEWFRNKKTAGIAAGASTPQWIIEEVIKTMEEIKIGATEHNEANFTDMNGDFNLKNIQVGEVIKGTVVKIANDEVLVDIGGKSEGIIPATELAYRRVADPKTMFSVGQEIMVEVLKEDKEGNIILSRKRALADEALAKLEEAKKNNAVITAPVIEVVKGGLLVDVGIRGFVPASQVERTFVDDLSKYLHQELRLKVIELDKEKKKAVLSQRVLLEEEYREKKNATWANIAEGQTRKGIVKRLTNYGAFVDIGGVEGLLHVSEMGWGRISHPSQVVKEGDEIEVYILKLDREKEKVSLGLKQLIKSPWEAAKEKYAVGMVVQGKVVRIAPFGAFVELEPGVDGLIHISQLANKRVNKVEDVVTVGQKIQAKIIDFDPDNKRISLSLKDVVSETEKNEFKEYLEQQQEETGTTIGDVLKEKEEN
- a CDS encoding lysophospholipid acyltransferase family protein, whose amino-acid sequence is MFYKVIHALVSFYLRLFNRWEITGEENIPKSGPVVLVANHISLWDPPFLACSIRRPVHFMAKEELFKIPILGRIIKALGAFPVKRGKPDRNALRLAAKYLEKGEILGLFPEGTRSKSGELLQPHPGAALFALRSGAPIVPVGLIGTRTTFPLTIRGNVRVKIGKPVVYPGLYNNKITNEDLERVSAEIMLKVKKLLEEK
- the fni gene encoding type 2 isopentenyl-diphosphate Delta-isomerase codes for the protein MDLKREERKYHHLEHALREQTGPKPAGWSDVELVHQALIKGNADSIDTTIKLFGKTINFPLIINAMTGGAPGLERINEALARVAKETGIALAVGSQTAAVYNPGVRHTYEVVRKVYPEGLILANVGALVKPEYAKEAVEMIEADALQLHLNVVQELLMVEGDRDFASLYENVVKIKEAVKVPVILKEVGFGISRETAQELYQLGFTVLDLGGAGGTNFAAIELARNPQEHLDYLRCWGLPTAISLLEVNSLDLPFTVIASGGIYNALDIIKALALGAKAAGMAGVLLKIYDRYGEKALLDFLNSMQKEIQYLMLLTGAGKMEDIASIPVVITGYTQNWLTQRGIDTKKYAQRTTLGNDNFRGLNNKPKI
- a CDS encoding 4Fe-4S binding protein → MGEVNKETKKYTVEVKQQWCKSCGICYALCPKGVLIKDQLGKAVVKDPALCIGCRICEEHCPDYCIKIGGEEK
- the cmk gene encoding (d)CMP kinase, coding for MRNIQIAIDGPAGAGKSTVAKKLADLLGFVYIDTGAMYRAITYKALRQGISLDNAEALTNTAKDTAIQFVRTKQGRQLIFCDGREVTEEIRSPDVSENVSKIAQFSSVREVLVRKQQELASNQNVVMDGRDIGTVVLPQAECKIYLTASLEERTARRYHELLLKGYTEEYAKIRENLAQRDEMDKNREAGPLKIAEDAVIIDSTDLTQEEVLQKILGLLGQRRGES
- the aroF gene encoding 3-deoxy-7-phosphoheptulonate synthase codes for the protein MLIILDKYISTENLNTVMARLEQLNVMIQVHEEKDKKVIVVLDGAEYLSLETLEILPGVERIINIKKPYRLVSREYKPADTVVKVNGIPFGGENFQIVAGPCAVENEEQVMIIAKAVKEAGAVLLRGGAYKPRTSPYSFQGLEEEGLKLLAKAREKTGLPVVTEVLDVRDLEVVAYYADMIQIGARNMQNFPLLKEVARLEKPVLLKRGLSATIEEWLLAAEYIMQGGNPRIILCERGIRTFETFTRNTLDLSAVPAIKTLSHLPIIVDPSHGCGKWFLVPPLAKAACAVGAHGLMVEVHHQPSCALSDGEQSLTPGKFHKLMQEINKIKQCLT